CGGCGGGGATCGAGGCTGGGCTTGGGCCCCCGGCTCGGCTGCTCCTGTTCGCCCCACAGAAGTGCGACACCGGCCCGCACGTCGCGCTTTTTCTCTCCGGTCCTGGCCATCACGGTTCTCCCTCTCAGCGGCGTTCAGCGGGGCCGTTGACGCCTCCCTGTAACTGTGTATAGCGTAAACGCCATCAATCGTATAGGCCATAAACAGTTTCTGGAGCCAACCGTGATCGCCACCGTCATCACCGCGTCCGCCGCCCTCCTCGCCTCCCCCGCCGCCGGCCTCCTGGGCTACCGGCAGCTGAAGCGGGCGACGTACTCGAAGCAGCTGCGCATCACCACACCCGACGGCATCGACGAGTCCGGCTTCGTCCGCGTCGGCGGCATCGACCAGTGGATTTCGATCCGGGGCGAGGACCGCCGCAACCCGGTGGTCCTCGAGATCCACGGCGGCCCCGGCGCCTCCAACCTGGTGTTCGCCCCGCGCACTCGGACCTGGGAACGGCACTTCACCCTCGTGCGCTGGGACATGCGCGGGGCCGGCAAGACCTTCGGCCACGGCGGCCCGGACGGCCAGGGCGAGATGTCCTTCGAACGGATCTGCGCCGACGCGCTCGATGTCACCGAACACCTGCGTGCCAGGCTCGGCGTCGACAAGGTCGTCCTCGTCGCCAACTCCTTCGGAACCGTCTTCGGGCTCCGCCTCGCCCGCCGTCACCCCGAGTTGTACTCGGCCTACGTGGGCGCCGATCAGAACATCGTCGCGGGCGGGCGCGACCACTCCGCCTATCACGACGTCGTCGAGCGTCTGCGGGCAGGCGGCAAGCGAAAGGACCTGGCCACCGTCACCGCCATGGGCTCCGACCCGTCCGCCTGGACCGCGGAGCAGCGGTCCGACTACAACAAGGCCACCGTCACGTCCGACCCGCTGACGTACGACACCATGAAGACCGTGGTGATGCGGTCCCTGTGGTTCTCACCCCTGCACACCCTCGGCGAACTGCGGCACTACCTCCAGGCGATGACCTTCTCCGAGCGGATCACCCCCGAGACCGGTGCCGTCGACGAATGGGCCGACGGCACCGAGTTCAACGTCCCGTTCTTCCTCTTCCACGGCGAACTCGACGTGATCACCCCGGCCGGGCCCGCGAGGCGGTTCTTCGACGACGTCAGCGCCCCGCTGAAGGACTTCACCCTGGTCCCCGACACCAGCCACTTCTCTTCGTTCCGGCACCCCGACCGGTTCCTCGACCTCATGGTCACCAAGGTCCGCCCGGTGGTCACCGGCGAACGGGTTGCCCGCTGAAGCCCTCGCGCCCGCCGGGCAGTTCCTTCCGACGGGCGCCGGGTCCGGGGTACGTCGGAGCGGCCGGCCCCGATATTCGCGTCAGCGGACGACGTCGAAGACGTTCTTCTGCAGGCCGTTGGCGTAGGCCTCGTGCTCGACCAGCTTCAGTTTCTGGGTGTCCTTGTCCGTGGCGCTGAACAGGCGCTTGCCCGCGCCGAGGAGGAGCGGGAAGACGAGCAGGTGGTACCGGTCGATCAGGCCGGCGTCCGACAGGCTCTGGTTCAGCGCGGCGCTGCCGTGGACGATGATGGGGCCGCCGTCGGTCTCCTTCAGTGCGGCGACCTCGTCGAGCGAGCGCAGGATCGTTGTCT
Above is a genomic segment from Streptomyces sp. R21 containing:
- a CDS encoding alpha/beta fold hydrolase; the encoded protein is MIATVITASAALLASPAAGLLGYRQLKRATYSKQLRITTPDGIDESGFVRVGGIDQWISIRGEDRRNPVVLEIHGGPGASNLVFAPRTRTWERHFTLVRWDMRGAGKTFGHGGPDGQGEMSFERICADALDVTEHLRARLGVDKVVLVANSFGTVFGLRLARRHPELYSAYVGADQNIVAGGRDHSAYHDVVERLRAGGKRKDLATVTAMGSDPSAWTAEQRSDYNKATVTSDPLTYDTMKTVVMRSLWFSPLHTLGELRHYLQAMTFSERITPETGAVDEWADGTEFNVPFFLFHGELDVITPAGPARRFFDDVSAPLKDFTLVPDTSHFSSFRHPDRFLDLMVTKVRPVVTGERVAR